In a genomic window of Blattabacterium cuenoti:
- the guaB gene encoding IMP dehydrogenase, which translates to MSLNKKILKEALTFDDVLLVPSFSSILPSEVSLKTTLTIDITMNIPILSAAMDTVTESSLAISIAREGGIGIIHKNMNIKNQSEEVYKVKRSESGMIDDPITLSRNSTLRYAQFLMEKFKISGLPVIEKDHLLVGIITRRDIKYRTDLDTLVEEVMTKEKLITSKKNITIEKAKNILLKERIEKLPIVDDYNKLVGLITIRDIDNLIEYPNACKDSRGRLRVGAAVGIDKKTLERVESLMKIGVDIVAIDSAHGHSSRILKTIKLIKNSFPKITLLAGNVVTMEGAKDLIDAGSSVLKVGIGSGSICTTRVIAGVGMPQITAINDVYEYAKKRNVSIISDGGIRYSGDVVKAIAAGASSVMIGSLFAGTDEAPGEEVIFQGRKFKTYVGMGSLVAMKRGGGDRYFQFNEKSVPEGIEAIVPYKGKMKDVIYQICGGLRSGMGYCGVSSVTELIKTGKFVKITKSGLKENHPHSVNITKESPNYFNYS; encoded by the coding sequence ATGTCTTTAAATAAAAAGATTTTAAAAGAAGCTCTTACTTTTGATGATGTTTTACTTGTTCCTTCTTTTTCTTCAATTCTTCCATCGGAAGTTTCTCTTAAAACTACTCTTACCATTGATATTACTATGAATATTCCTATATTAAGTGCTGCTATGGATACAGTAACAGAATCTTCTTTGGCTATATCTATAGCTAGAGAAGGAGGAATAGGAATTATTCATAAAAATATGAATATAAAAAATCAATCAGAAGAAGTTTATAAAGTTAAAAGAAGTGAAAGTGGAATGATAGATGATCCTATTACTCTTTCTAGAAATTCAACATTAAGATATGCTCAATTTCTTATGGAAAAATTTAAAATTTCTGGATTACCTGTTATAGAAAAAGATCATTTATTAGTAGGAATTATTACTAGAAGAGATATCAAATATCGTACAGATTTAGACACTTTAGTTGAAGAAGTAATGACAAAAGAAAAATTGATTACATCCAAAAAAAACATAACTATAGAAAAAGCTAAAAATATTTTATTAAAAGAAAGAATAGAAAAATTACCTATTGTAGATGATTATAATAAATTAGTAGGATTAATTACGATTAGAGATATTGATAATTTAATTGAATACCCTAATGCTTGTAAAGATTCTAGAGGACGCTTACGTGTAGGGGCTGCTGTCGGTATAGACAAAAAAACTTTAGAAAGAGTGGAATCTTTAATGAAGATAGGAGTAGATATTGTAGCTATAGATTCGGCACATGGTCATTCTTCTAGAATATTAAAAACAATAAAATTAATCAAAAATTCTTTTCCAAAGATTACATTATTAGCAGGAAATGTAGTGACTATGGAGGGAGCTAAAGATTTGATAGATGCCGGTAGTTCTGTTTTGAAAGTAGGGATTGGATCTGGTTCTATTTGTACAACAAGAGTTATAGCAGGAGTAGGAATGCCACAAATAACAGCTATTAACGATGTTTATGAATATGCTAAAAAAAGAAATGTTAGCATAATTTCTGATGGAGGAATTAGATATTCAGGAGATGTGGTAAAAGCGATTGCTGCTGGAGCTAGTTCTGTTATGATTGGAAGTTTATTTGCTGGAACAGATGAAGCTCCAGGAGAAGAAGTAATTTTTCAAGGAAGAAAGTTTAAAACTTATGTAGGAATGGGATCATTAGTAGCTATGAAAAGAGGAGGTGGAGATCGTTATTTTCAATTTAATGAAAAGTCTGTTCCAGAAGGAATAGAAGCTATAGTTCCTTATAAAGGAAAAATGAAAGATGTTATTTACCAAATTTGTGGAGGATTACGTTCAGGAATGGGGTATTGTGGTGTTTCCAGTGTTACAGAATTAATAAAAACAGGTAAATTTGTAAAAATTACCAAGTCAGGATTAAAAGAAAATCATCCTCATAGTGTAAATATTACTAAAGAATCACCTAATTATTTTAATTATAGTTAA
- the rplS gene encoding 50S ribosomal protein L19, protein MFHNITKYIENEFLSKNHFPSFRSGDTITIFFEIKEGEKKRIQSFKGVVIKKQGKGLTKTFTIRKISGGIGIERIFVFNQPNIQKIEVNKKGKVRRSKIYYFRSLKGKKARIRS, encoded by the coding sequence ATGTTTCATAATATTACAAAATATATAGAAAATGAATTTTTGTCTAAAAATCATTTTCCATCATTTCGTTCAGGAGATACAATTACTATTTTTTTCGAAATCAAAGAAGGAGAAAAAAAAAGGATTCAATCTTTTAAAGGTGTAGTTATAAAAAAACAAGGAAAAGGATTAACTAAAACATTTACTATTCGTAAAATAAGTGGAGGTATAGGAATAGAACGCATATTTGTTTTTAATCAACCTAACATACAAAAAATAGAAGTGAATAAAAAAGGAAAAGTTAGAAGATCTAAAATTTATTATTTTAGAAGTCTAAAAGGAAAAAAAGCAAGAATCAGAAGTTAA
- the glmM gene encoding phosphoglucosamine mutase has protein sequence MTLVKSSSGIRGTLGGKIGNSFSPIDIIQFAAGYVFWMKRKYKNKKKFFLILGRDGRVSSVLFQKFLIITFQTLGVNILNIGLSTTPTVGIAVMKEEADGGVMLTASHNPKNWNGLKMFNSYGEFLSEKDFDKLLHITEKKYFNFSSYNRLGNLFYKENYIHKHVEKILSLPIIDKNIIRKAKLRIVVDGINSTGGIAVPILLEYLGVHVIRMYCSPNGDFVHNPEPIEKNLREICKKVPDIKADLGISVDPDVDRVVFICENGDFFGEEYTLVSIADYILDNQLGPIVSTLSSSCALKDLSMQKGVPYYSSPVGEVHVVKKMKEVHAVVGGEGNGGIIYPGLRYGRDALIGIALFLTKVAKLSNIPLSKLRKRYSNYFMSKRKVRFFSQEKMDILLKIIKKKYKGKKMDFSDGIKIYLKYNEWMHIRKSNTENIIRIHTESTSKKRADFLSKKIINEIKKL, from the coding sequence TTGACACTTGTAAAATCTTCATCTGGAATAAGAGGAACATTAGGTGGAAAAATTGGAAATAGTTTTTCTCCTATTGATATAATCCAATTTGCTGCAGGATATGTTTTCTGGATGAAAAGAAAATATAAAAATAAGAAAAAATTTTTTTTAATTTTAGGAAGAGATGGGAGAGTTTCTTCTGTGTTATTTCAAAAATTTTTAATAATTACTTTTCAAACTCTTGGAGTGAATATTTTAAATATTGGTTTGTCTACAACTCCTACTGTTGGAATTGCTGTTATGAAGGAGGAAGCTGATGGAGGTGTGATGTTAACGGCAAGTCATAACCCTAAAAATTGGAATGGATTAAAAATGTTTAATTCTTATGGAGAATTTTTATCTGAAAAAGATTTTGATAAATTATTACATATAACAGAAAAAAAATATTTTAATTTTTCTTCATATAATAGATTAGGTAATCTTTTTTATAAAGAGAATTATATTCATAAACATGTAGAAAAAATTCTTTCATTACCTATTATAGATAAAAATATTATTCGAAAAGCAAAATTAAGAATAGTGGTAGATGGAATTAATTCTACAGGAGGAATAGCTGTTCCTATTTTACTGGAATATTTAGGAGTTCATGTCATTAGAATGTATTGTAGTCCTAATGGTGATTTTGTTCATAATCCTGAACCTATTGAAAAAAATTTAAGAGAAATTTGTAAAAAAGTACCGGATATAAAAGCAGATTTAGGAATCTCTGTAGACCCTGATGTGGATCGTGTTGTATTTATTTGTGAAAATGGCGATTTTTTTGGGGAAGAATATACTTTAGTATCCATAGCGGATTATATATTGGATAATCAGTTGGGTCCTATTGTTTCGACTTTATCATCTTCTTGTGCATTAAAAGATCTTTCTATGCAAAAGGGTGTTCCCTATTACTCTTCTCCTGTTGGAGAAGTACATGTTGTCAAAAAAATGAAAGAAGTTCATGCTGTTGTTGGAGGAGAAGGAAATGGAGGTATTATTTATCCTGGTTTACGTTATGGAAGAGATGCATTGATTGGAATTGCTTTATTTTTAACAAAAGTAGCAAAACTTTCTAATATTCCATTATCTAAATTAAGAAAAAGATATTCTAACTATTTTATGTCGAAAAGAAAAGTTCGATTTTTTTCTCAAGAAAAAATGGATATATTATTAAAAATAATAAAAAAAAAATATAAAGGAAAAAAAATGGATTTTAGTGATGGAATTAAAATTTATTTAAAATATAATGAATGGATGCATATAAGAAAATCAAACACTGAAAATATCATTAGAATTCATACAGAAAGTACTTCAAAAAAAAGAGCTGATTTTTTATCAAAAAAAATTATAAATGAAATAAAAAAGTTATAA
- a CDS encoding ABC transporter permease, producing MNFEWFFSKKTVWEDCRKNKTLRTIVFIAQTIIIVGLIITFLTFSIGFEFKKIIKDKLLNIRGQILIQRNHSKNDPCFSVKKKKLVLKKFFKTNLVQQIHGISEKNVIICTNKKTDRYIFKGLYEDYNPVFFKNFLITKNLLKKQPLSNQDVILSKKVSLSLGLKVGSKIRVDFLSFNKKGDPIFFSKRFRIYGLYETGIPEFDDIYIIGNIKSIQEIYGWKENLVDKFEIFVSYDNIEKEIIQKTPKEFSIKNINNHDIIRWINIFDINIIVISFIIFISITINMIVFILILLLERIRTIGILKTLGAKNKVIHKIFLFYIMQVLIPSLFIGNIIGIGLLIFQKKFHLISLNKTQYFVDFVPVCISVAHIIIINLSVIFVCFITIFFPSLFFINKITPIKVIELE from the coding sequence TTGAATTTTGAATGGTTTTTTTCCAAAAAAACGGTTTGGGAGGATTGCAGGAAAAATAAGACTCTTAGAACAATAGTTTTCATAGCACAAACAATAATAATTGTTGGTTTAATCATAACCTTTTTGACTTTTTCTATAGGTTTTGAGTTTAAAAAAATTATAAAAGATAAATTATTAAATATTAGAGGACAAATCCTTATACAGAGAAATCATTCAAAAAATGATCCATGTTTTTCTGTGAAAAAAAAGAAATTAGTTTTGAAAAAATTTTTCAAAACTAATTTAGTTCAACAAATCCATGGCATTTCCGAGAAAAATGTGATTATTTGTACAAATAAAAAAACAGATAGATACATATTTAAAGGTTTATATGAAGATTATAATCCAGTTTTTTTTAAAAATTTTTTAATTACGAAAAATCTTTTAAAAAAACAACCATTATCTAATCAAGACGTTATTTTATCTAAAAAAGTATCCTTATCATTAGGACTAAAAGTTGGATCCAAGATTAGAGTAGATTTTTTATCTTTTAATAAAAAAGGAGATCCTATTTTTTTTTCTAAAAGATTTAGAATTTATGGTTTATATGAAACTGGTATACCAGAATTTGATGATATATACATTATTGGAAATATAAAATCTATTCAGGAAATTTACGGATGGAAAGAAAATCTAGTAGATAAGTTTGAAATTTTTGTATCCTATGATAATATAGAGAAAGAAATTATTCAAAAAACACCTAAAGAATTTTCAATAAAAAATATTAATAATCATGATATTATAAGGTGGATAAACATATTTGATATAAATATTATTGTTATTAGTTTTATTATTTTTATATCCATAACTATTAATATGATTGTATTTATCTTAATACTTCTTTTAGAAAGAATTAGAACAATAGGTATTTTAAAAACTTTAGGGGCTAAAAATAAAGTTATACATAAAATATTCTTGTTTTATATCATGCAAGTATTAATACCTTCATTATTCATAGGAAATATCATTGGAATTGGTTTATTAATCTTTCAAAAAAAATTTCATTTAATATCATTAAATAAAACACAATATTTTGTTGATTTTGTTCCTGTTTGTATCAGTGTTGCACATATTATAATTATAAACTTGTCTGTTATTTTTGTTTGTTTTATAACAATATTTTTTCCTTCTTTATTTTTTATTAATAAAATTACTCCTATAAAAGTTATAGAACTTGAATAA
- the dnaB gene encoding replicative DNA helicase, with protein sequence MGNIREREGEENKFCFNSITKKVKMPPQALDLEEAIIGAMMIDKKGLDEVIDILFPEIFYKKEHQEIFFAIQKLYHNSKPIDLYTILNELRRIGKLESIGGELYLVGLTQKVVSSAHIEYHSRIIVQKFILRKLISISSNIIQKCYEESTDVFDLLDHAESKLFEINQKYLITKKYETTQCLIQKAIEKIQKTEKEGISGISSGFYKLDHITSGWQNSDLIILASRPGMGKTTFMLSMVRNIVVKQNIPIIIFSLEMSSIQLITKLISSETGISSEKIKRANLSKLDWECLFYKTKNLKNVPLFIDDTPSLSIFSLRAKCRRLISQHRIKLIFIDYMQLMAINDHGSKLQNREQEISVISRSLKSIAKELDIPIIALSQLSRAVETRGGNKRPVLSDLRESGAIEQDADIVLFIYRPEYYGFKVWDSDKDNDSCIGQAEIIIAKHRNGGLDKFRLKFISDQSQFSNMEEKEEKKHISSVWEEDYKKNVLGKEHFFTSYTDSHEDFDNNPLSNNNGKDFNNDNYLDENI encoded by the coding sequence ATGGGTAATATTAGAGAGAGAGAAGGAGAAGAAAATAAATTTTGTTTTAATTCTATTACAAAAAAAGTTAAAATGCCACCTCAAGCATTAGATTTAGAAGAAGCTATTATAGGAGCAATGATGATTGATAAAAAAGGATTAGATGAAGTAATTGACATACTTTTTCCTGAAATTTTTTATAAAAAAGAACATCAAGAAATATTTTTTGCAATACAAAAATTATATCATAATTCTAAACCTATAGATCTATATACTATTTTAAATGAATTACGAAGGATAGGAAAATTGGAATCAATAGGAGGAGAATTATATTTAGTTGGGTTAACACAAAAAGTTGTTTCTTCTGCACATATAGAATATCATAGTCGTATAATAGTACAAAAATTTATTTTAAGGAAATTAATAAGTATATCTTCCAACATTATTCAAAAATGTTATGAGGAAAGTACAGATGTTTTTGATCTTTTAGATCATGCTGAGTCAAAACTTTTTGAAATTAATCAAAAATATTTAATAACAAAAAAATATGAAACAACTCAATGTCTTATACAAAAAGCTATTGAGAAAATTCAAAAAACAGAAAAAGAAGGAATAAGTGGAATTTCTTCTGGATTTTATAAATTGGATCATATTACTTCTGGATGGCAGAATTCTGATTTAATTATATTAGCTTCAAGACCTGGAATGGGGAAAACAACTTTTATGTTGTCTATGGTAAGAAATATAGTTGTAAAACAAAATATACCAATTATAATTTTTTCGTTAGAAATGTCCTCAATTCAATTAATTACGAAATTAATTTCGTCAGAGACTGGTATTTCTTCAGAAAAAATTAAAAGAGCAAATTTATCTAAATTAGACTGGGAATGTTTATTTTATAAAACAAAAAATTTAAAAAATGTTCCTTTATTTATAGATGATACTCCTTCTTTATCTATATTTAGTTTACGTGCCAAATGCCGTCGTTTAATATCCCAACATAGGATTAAATTAATATTTATAGATTATATGCAACTGATGGCAATTAATGATCATGGTTCTAAACTACAAAATAGAGAACAAGAAATATCAGTAATTTCTAGAAGTTTGAAGTCTATAGCTAAAGAACTTGATATTCCAATAATAGCTTTATCTCAACTTTCCAGAGCAGTAGAAACAAGAGGTGGAAATAAACGGCCTGTATTATCTGATTTACGAGAATCAGGAGCTATTGAACAAGATGCAGACATAGTTTTATTTATTTACAGACCTGAATATTATGGATTTAAAGTTTGGGATTCGGATAAAGATAATGATTCTTGTATAGGTCAAGCAGAAATTATAATCGCTAAACATAGAAATGGAGGATTAGATAAATTTCGTTTAAAATTTATAAGTGACCAATCTCAATTTTCAAACATGGAAGAAAAAGAAGAAAAAAAACATATTTCATCAGTTTGGGAAGAAGACTACAAAAAAAATGTTCTTGGGAAAGAACATTTTTTTACATCATATACTGATTCTCATGAGGATTTTGATAATAATCCATTATCTAATAATAATGGAAAAGATTTCAATAATGATAATTATTTGGATGAAAATATTTAG
- a CDS encoding acetyl-CoA carboxylase carboxyltransferase subunit alpha, which yields MEYLDFEKPIQEIQDQYINCMLIEKKSGINMKEVCKQLQFKLEKTIKKLHKNLTPWQRVQLSRHPNRPYTLDYIFSMTEKDSFIELHGDRHFSDDKAIVGGFGKIEDYIFMLIGTQKGKNTKDRQYRRFGMPNPEGYRKALRLMKLAEKFKKPIVTFIDTPGAFPGIEAEKRGQGEAIGKNIYEMMCLTVPIIVLIIGEGASGGALGIGIGDKISMMENSWFSVISPESCSTILWGNRDNKEKSAEALKLTAENMHKLNLIDDVIKEPLGGAHFCPEKAFQFVKQKIIKDYKQLLEMNVESLIQKRKNKYISIGFFDENE from the coding sequence ATGGAATATTTAGATTTTGAAAAACCGATACAAGAAATTCAGGATCAGTATATTAATTGTATGCTAATAGAAAAAAAAAGTGGAATAAACATGAAAGAAGTTTGCAAACAATTACAATTTAAGCTGGAAAAAACTATTAAAAAATTACACAAAAATCTAACTCCTTGGCAAAGAGTGCAATTATCCAGACACCCAAATAGACCTTATACTTTAGATTATATATTTTCTATGACAGAAAAAGATTCTTTTATAGAATTACATGGAGATCGTCATTTTAGTGATGATAAAGCTATTGTAGGAGGTTTTGGAAAAATAGAGGATTACATATTTATGTTAATTGGAACTCAAAAAGGAAAAAATACTAAAGATAGACAGTATAGAAGGTTTGGAATGCCTAATCCGGAAGGATATAGAAAAGCTTTACGTCTTATGAAATTAGCAGAAAAATTTAAAAAACCTATTGTTACTTTTATTGATACACCAGGTGCTTTTCCTGGAATAGAAGCGGAGAAAAGAGGACAAGGAGAAGCTATTGGTAAAAATATTTATGAAATGATGTGTTTAACAGTACCCATTATTGTTTTAATTATAGGAGAAGGAGCTAGTGGAGGTGCTTTAGGAATTGGAATAGGAGATAAGATATCAATGATGGAAAATTCTTGGTTTTCTGTTATTTCTCCTGAAAGTTGTTCCACAATATTATGGGGAAATCGTGATAATAAAGAAAAATCAGCAGAAGCATTGAAATTGACAGCAGAAAATATGCATAAATTAAATCTTATAGATGATGTAATCAAAGAACCTTTAGGAGGGGCACATTTTTGTCCTGAAAAAGCTTTTCAATTTGTAAAACAAAAAATTATTAAGGATTATAAGCAGTTACTTGAAATGAATGTAGAATCTCTTATTCAAAAAAGAAAAAATAAGTATATTTCTATTGGTTTTTTTGACGAAAATGAATAG
- a CDS encoding succinate dehydrogenase/fumarate reductase iron-sulfur subunit yields the protein MEKLMNFKLKIWRQKNREEKGHFKTYKIHNISPNSSFLEMLDLLNNQIILSNMNKKQSSPISFDHDCREGICGMCSLYINGRAHGPDNLTTTCQLHMRHFHSGETIYIEPWRAKPFPIIQDLIVDRSSFDRIIVSGGYISVNTFGKTIDGNMIPIPKDQVDKAFDAATCIGCGACVAACKNRSAMLFVSAKISQFALLPQGKIERKKRASNMIRKMDEEGFGSCTNTKACEIECPKGISTEYISFVNREYIQSFF from the coding sequence ATGGAAAAACTTATGAATTTTAAGTTAAAAATATGGAGACAAAAAAATCGTGAGGAAAAAGGTCATTTTAAAACTTATAAAATACATAATATATCTCCTAATAGTTCATTTTTAGAAATGTTAGATCTTTTAAACAATCAAATCATATTATCTAATATGAATAAAAAACAGTCTTCTCCTATATCATTTGATCATGATTGTCGTGAAGGAATTTGTGGAATGTGTTCTTTATATATTAACGGAAGAGCTCATGGTCCTGATAATTTAACTACTACTTGTCAACTTCATATGCGTCATTTTCATAGTGGAGAAACTATATATATAGAACCTTGGAGAGCGAAGCCTTTTCCTATAATACAAGATCTTATTGTAGATAGATCTTCTTTTGATAGAATTATTGTATCAGGCGGATACATATCTGTAAATACATTTGGAAAAACAATAGATGGAAATATGATTCCAATTCCCAAAGATCAGGTTGATAAAGCTTTTGACGCTGCTACATGTATTGGTTGCGGAGCGTGCGTTGCTGCATGTAAAAATAGATCAGCAATGCTATTTGTTTCAGCAAAGATTTCGCAATTTGCTTTACTACCTCAAGGAAAAATAGAAAGAAAAAAAAGAGCTTCAAATATGATAAGAAAAATGGATGAAGAAGGATTTGGAAGTTGCACTAATACAAAGGCATGTGAAATTGAATGTCCAAAAGGAATATCCACAGAATATATTTCTTTTGTAAATCGTGAATATATTCAATCATTCTTTTAA
- a CDS encoding fumarate reductase/succinate dehydrogenase flavoprotein subunit — protein sequence MKNIFKLNSKTPVGPLTHKWMNHKSTLKLVSPNNRSNIEVIVIGTGLSGGSASASLAELGYKVKVFCYQDSPRRAHSVAAQGGINASKNYRGDNDSVYQLFYDTIKGGDYRSREANVYRLAEISSNIIDQCVAQGVPFARDYAGYLDTRSFGGTKVSRTFYAKGQTGQQLLLGCYSSMSRQIGIGRIKIYNRHEMLDLVIVDGSAKGIIARNLTSGEIERHAAHAIVIASGGYGNIFFLSTNAMGSNATAIWKVHKKGGFFANPSYTQIHPTCIPVHGDYQSKLTLMSESLRNDGRIWVPKKLEDAVSIRNGSKKPEDISEDDRDYYLERRYPSFGNLVPRDVASRAAKERCDKGFGIENNETKEGVFLDFSSSINKYGKEKANELGMKKLSFFDKKKLGEKIMESKYGNLFHMYEKITNNNPYQTPMKIYPAVHYTMGGLWVDYNLMSSITGCYVIGEANFSDHGANRLGASALMQGLADGYFILPYTIADYLSECITEKISTKHVAFQLAEKNVKNRIQKFLQNPGNIPVDFFHKKLGNIMWKYVGMSRTHTGLHKAIKAIKELKNEFWENIFVPGNIDDGLNYELEKAGRVADFLELGELMAMDALNRKESCGSHFREEYQTKEGEALRDDIHYKHVSAWEYKDNQAIKDEIMHKENLNYDFIKIQSRSYK from the coding sequence ATGAAAAATATCTTTAAGTTAAACTCAAAAACTCCAGTAGGTCCATTAACTCATAAATGGATGAATCACAAATCTACTTTAAAATTAGTATCTCCTAATAACAGATCCAATATAGAAGTTATTGTTATTGGAACAGGTCTTTCTGGAGGTTCAGCTTCCGCTTCTTTAGCAGAATTAGGATATAAAGTAAAAGTTTTTTGTTATCAAGATTCTCCGAGAAGAGCACATTCTGTTGCTGCACAAGGAGGAATTAATGCCTCTAAAAATTATAGAGGAGATAATGATTCTGTTTATCAACTTTTTTATGATACAATTAAAGGTGGAGATTATAGATCCAGAGAAGCAAATGTTTATCGTTTAGCGGAAATATCTTCTAACATTATAGATCAATGCGTAGCACAAGGGGTTCCATTTGCTCGTGATTACGCTGGATACCTGGATACAAGATCATTTGGTGGAACAAAAGTTTCTAGAACTTTTTATGCAAAGGGACAAACAGGACAACAACTGCTATTAGGATGTTATTCTTCTATGTCTAGACAAATAGGAATAGGAAGAATAAAAATCTATAATCGTCACGAAATGTTAGATTTAGTTATTGTGGATGGATCGGCTAAAGGTATTATTGCAAGAAATCTTACTTCAGGAGAAATAGAAAGACATGCAGCACATGCTATAGTTATAGCTTCAGGAGGTTATGGCAATATATTTTTTTTATCTACCAATGCAATGGGTTCTAATGCAACTGCTATATGGAAAGTTCATAAAAAAGGAGGATTTTTTGCTAATCCTTCTTACACCCAAATACATCCAACCTGTATTCCAGTACATGGAGATTATCAATCTAAGTTAACATTGATGTCTGAATCATTGAGGAATGACGGAAGAATATGGGTCCCAAAAAAATTAGAAGACGCTGTTTCTATACGAAATGGTTCTAAAAAACCTGAAGATATAAGTGAAGATGATAGAGATTATTATCTTGAAAGACGATATCCTTCATTTGGAAATCTTGTTCCAAGAGATGTTGCTTCTAGAGCAGCTAAAGAACGTTGTGATAAAGGTTTTGGAATAGAAAATAATGAAACAAAAGAAGGTGTATTTTTGGATTTTAGTTCATCCATAAATAAGTATGGAAAAGAAAAAGCGAATGAACTTGGAATGAAAAAACTCAGTTTTTTTGATAAAAAAAAATTAGGAGAAAAAATAATGGAATCTAAATATGGAAATTTATTTCATATGTATGAAAAAATTACCAATAATAACCCCTATCAAACTCCTATGAAAATTTATCCAGCAGTACATTATACAATGGGAGGATTATGGGTAGATTATAATTTAATGTCTTCTATTACTGGATGTTATGTTATAGGAGAAGCTAATTTTTCAGATCATGGAGCAAACAGACTTGGAGCTTCTGCATTAATGCAAGGATTAGCTGATGGTTATTTTATTTTGCCATATACTATAGCTGATTATTTATCTGAATGTATTACAGAAAAAATATCTACAAAACATGTAGCTTTTCAATTAGCAGAAAAAAATGTGAAAAATAGAATTCAAAAATTTCTTCAAAATCCTGGAAATATTCCTGTTGATTTTTTTCATAAAAAACTTGGAAATATTATGTGGAAATATGTAGGAATGAGTAGAACTCATACAGGTTTACATAAAGCTATAAAAGCTATAAAAGAACTTAAAAATGAATTTTGGGAAAATATTTTTGTTCCTGGAAATATTGATGATGGATTAAATTATGAATTAGAAAAAGCCGGACGCGTAGCTGATTTTTTAGAATTAGGAGAATTAATGGCTATGGATGCTTTAAATCGAAAAGAATCTTGTGGAAGTCATTTTCGTGAAGAATATCAAACAAAAGAAGGAGAAGCTCTTCGTGATGATATTCATTATAAACATGTTTCTGCATGGGAGTACAAGGATAACCAAGCCATAAAGGATGAAATTATGCATAAAGAAAATCTAAATTACGATTTTATAAAAATACAATCACGTTCTTATAAATAA
- a CDS encoding succinate dehydrogenase cytochrome b subunit has protein sequence MNHKIFFQSSIGKKVVMASTGIFLMIFLLLHLSVNLFLFSGEKAFNEAVFFMRKNIFVRIMEYVLAIGFLIHILLGIKLHIENKKVKGEVDYAINSYFSTTFSSRTMIYTGILILCFLVLHLINFMIPMKYSNHRHLISDYNIVVSLFKNPFYTFIYVFSFFILGIHLNHGFQSSFQSLGLSNKKRLVWIKKFSLLYLWFICSGFSIIAIWFFFNS, from the coding sequence GTGAATCATAAAATTTTTTTTCAATCCTCTATTGGAAAGAAGGTGGTTATGGCTTCTACAGGAATTTTCTTAATGATCTTTTTATTATTACATTTAAGTGTTAATTTATTTCTTTTTTCAGGAGAAAAAGCTTTTAACGAAGCTGTTTTTTTTATGAGGAAAAATATATTTGTTCGAATAATGGAATATGTTCTTGCAATAGGTTTTTTGATTCATATCTTATTAGGAATTAAGTTACATATAGAAAATAAGAAAGTAAAAGGAGAAGTTGATTATGCTATAAATTCTTATTTTTCTACTACATTTAGTAGTCGTACAATGATATATACGGGAATTTTAATTTTGTGTTTTTTAGTTCTACATTTGATTAATTTCATGATTCCCATGAAATATTCAAATCATCGTCATTTAATTTCTGATTATAATATAGTTGTTTCTTTATTCAAAAATCCTTTTTATACATTTATATATGTATTTTCATTTTTTATTTTAGGTATTCATCTCAATCATGGATTTCAATCTTCTTTTCAATCATTGGGGCTGTCTAATAAAAAAAGATTAGTTTGGATAAAAAAATTTAGTTTATTGTATCTGTGGTTTATTTGTTCTGGGTTTTCTATTATTGCTATTTGGTTTTTTTTTAATTCATGA